One Bacteriovorax sp. PP10 DNA window includes the following coding sequences:
- a CDS encoding helix-turn-helix domain-containing protein, translating to MNMNTTTSDLKNYYEVLEIPNNARSEEIYHSYQRARAAYSSDSLALYSLMSPEECRNVLELVEEAYSILSDPTKRKRYDEARGLNRDFNQMSYNHLSDRVTPLRQERSEAQMQSSVSSVMPSSDFILNSQTTGSDVSVNGYGQGSTGSNTTNVNKLVTQKRFALDYVINADFEKEVEDATEFTGDFLRKIREYKNLDLDRLSDMTKVSRMYLQGIEMEDFGKLPAPVYVRGFVFQYAKCLKLKPEVVANSYVARMKKLKP from the coding sequence ATGAACATGAACACTACGACATCTGATCTAAAAAATTATTATGAAGTTTTAGAAATTCCGAACAATGCCCGTTCGGAAGAGATCTACCATAGCTACCAAAGAGCGCGCGCGGCCTATTCTTCAGATTCATTAGCACTTTATTCGCTAATGAGCCCGGAAGAGTGCCGAAACGTCCTGGAGCTGGTAGAAGAAGCCTATTCTATCCTATCTGACCCGACTAAACGAAAGCGCTATGATGAAGCTCGTGGGCTTAATCGTGATTTCAACCAAATGAGCTATAATCACCTATCAGATAGGGTTACTCCTCTTAGACAAGAGAGAAGTGAAGCCCAAATGCAGTCTTCTGTAAGCTCAGTTATGCCAAGTTCCGACTTTATTTTAAATTCTCAGACGACCGGATCAGATGTTTCTGTAAATGGTTATGGACAAGGAAGCACAGGATCGAATACAACCAACGTCAACAAACTAGTGACTCAAAAGAGATTCGCGCTTGATTATGTAATCAACGCCGATTTTGAGAAAGAAGTTGAAGACGCGACTGAATTTACCGGTGATTTCCTAAGAAAGATCCGCGAATATAAAAACCTGGATCTGGACCGACTGAGTGATATGACGAAAGTTTCTCGTATGTATCTTCAAGGCATTGAGATGGAAGATTTTGGTAAACTACCTGCACCGGTTTATGTGCGTGGGTTTGTTTTCCAATACGCCAAATGCTTGAAGTTAAAACCTGAAGTTGTAGCTAACTCTTATGTCGCCAGAATGAAAAAACTGAAGCCATAA
- a CDS encoding RluA family pseudouridine synthase: MNDENLENTPLETHEAQGDTSADTAEDFMTFTITNEDREKYKRLDQYLTESAEGYSRTFLKNLFLKDQICVSDDSPNPDLKIELKKMPAAGTIINILVPPMLPSTALPEDIPLEILFEDEHLVVVNKQAGLVTHPAPGNYTGTLVNAVLFHCHDIQGVGDQKRPGIVHRLDKGTSGIMVIAKTQAAHEGLVLLFSTHDIERFYEALVMRNRCQSYGTIEHPIARDPSNRLKMKAFTSRGKRAVTNYKVLDVFEKHVHMEFKLETGRTHQIRVHTADVLKMPIICDYAYGSPNEQFMKLGPDYKELINGYQYPFLHAKVLGFIHPITNARMRFEVPPPEIFQKVLAYSKLKNDALNDL; encoded by the coding sequence ATGAATGATGAAAATTTAGAAAACACTCCCTTAGAAACTCATGAAGCCCAAGGTGATACTTCAGCGGATACTGCTGAAGATTTCATGACTTTTACAATTACAAATGAAGACCGCGAAAAATACAAACGCCTTGATCAGTATTTAACTGAAAGTGCGGAAGGATACTCGCGTACATTCTTAAAAAATCTTTTCTTAAAAGATCAGATTTGTGTTTCAGATGATTCACCTAATCCAGATTTAAAAATTGAATTAAAGAAAATGCCTGCAGCAGGCACGATCATCAATATTCTTGTTCCACCAATGCTTCCATCAACTGCACTTCCTGAGGACATCCCTCTTGAAATTCTTTTTGAAGATGAGCATTTAGTTGTCGTGAATAAACAAGCTGGTCTTGTCACTCATCCGGCACCAGGGAATTACACTGGAACTTTAGTGAACGCAGTTCTGTTTCACTGCCATGACATCCAGGGTGTGGGCGATCAAAAGCGTCCGGGAATTGTCCACCGCCTTGATAAAGGGACGAGCGGGATTATGGTTATCGCTAAAACTCAGGCCGCTCACGAAGGGCTTGTTCTACTATTTTCTACTCACGACATCGAAAGATTTTACGAAGCACTGGTTATGAGAAATCGTTGTCAGTCATACGGAACAATCGAGCATCCAATTGCACGTGACCCGTCTAACAGACTTAAGATGAAAGCTTTCACTTCGCGCGGTAAACGTGCTGTGACAAACTATAAAGTTCTCGATGTATTTGAAAAACACGTTCACATGGAATTTAAACTTGAAACTGGTCGTACTCACCAGATCAGAGTCCACACTGCTGACGTTTTAAAAATGCCGATCATTTGTGACTACGCTTACGGATCTCCAAATGAGCAGTTCATGAAACTGGGGCCTGACTACAAAGAATTAATTAATGGTTACCAATATCCGTTCCTTCACGCGAAGGTTTTAGGATTTATCCATCCAATAACGAATGCCAGAATGCGCTTTGAAGTTCCACCTCCGGAAATCTTCCAAAAGGTTCTCGCTTACTCTAAATTAAAGAACGATGCATTGAATGATCTCTGA
- a CDS encoding SpoIIE family protein phosphatase: MIRKVKFPLKYKFVLAISVLLLLTMGFYLSYALNIFKADKAADVYSITLTNSISVAERTKLLINEDVQFLNNLKDSTDGDSISKKMENITQTRDEVLGVECLVNNENYLSSKNSRKLEELTNGPNELVLNEGTGVLGILKTLPIGTTKIDISPVKNYPSHFSIIKSLNQNLKCAIHISYEKLMPLMNETLNYGTYILTSNGKTFFKLNNINLPADVKKIVNDPTVVDIEQGVKKFDDNGISVIRAFSKVPGMDLIAITEIEESKAFMASSLLIQKSFYFGLLILSIAVIAGILFTKRMTRNVQTLFEATTLLSKGDFNVNPVAEGNDEIGALTDSFVDMKDKIVMFMEEMKEKARIEGELKVAQLVQNSFFPKHAVLKSTFGFDGRYMPASECSGDWWGYFEQGSKVSIIVCDATGHGVPAALITAAAHSCISTIKIDAEKNYVSPGRVLEKLNKVVCSMNSEILMTAFVIEIDEVKNQITYSNASHMSPFLIHKTDGDYTKEGIDPLIGNNGARVGEKMETTYQESVLAISPGDRIVMFSDGLTEMEVDGKAWGQRNFIKSILKGCKRESSGLIKSILEDFGEHRKKAALQDDITLVCVSFESERLVVDDPNAKIESNGPYVISKLTNEENIDLLEKNKINHLIGHNTIDLGHEVRLVEKLESKNKFILEDYIDPSFKSKSWNLMSNLKIKDVISDMSSIFSDDLSEAVKPEVLKLVSEELLSNAFYHSGGEGNPLTRGQEILLTPDKEVEFLCATNSDFVILSVKGPTSFSSREKVISSIKRGYKEKAPLDGKNGAGLGLYMIYENTNQFWVINAGPNCGQMICVFEKFNRYKKARERVTSFHYLAKEN, from the coding sequence TTGATTAGAAAAGTCAAATTTCCATTGAAGTACAAGTTCGTCTTGGCGATCTCTGTGCTACTCCTTCTGACGATGGGGTTTTACTTATCTTACGCTCTTAATATTTTTAAGGCCGATAAGGCCGCCGATGTTTACTCGATTACACTGACAAATTCTATTTCAGTAGCAGAAAGAACCAAGCTGCTTATCAATGAAGACGTTCAATTTTTAAATAATCTAAAAGATAGTACTGACGGCGATAGTATCTCTAAAAAAATGGAGAACATTACTCAGACGAGAGACGAAGTCCTGGGCGTCGAGTGCCTGGTGAATAATGAAAACTATTTAAGTTCAAAGAATTCAAGAAAGCTTGAAGAACTTACCAATGGGCCGAATGAGTTGGTATTGAATGAGGGGACTGGAGTTTTAGGTATTCTAAAAACGCTGCCAATCGGAACGACAAAAATCGATATTTCTCCAGTGAAAAACTATCCATCTCACTTTTCAATTATCAAGTCTCTAAATCAGAACTTAAAATGTGCGATTCATATCTCTTATGAAAAATTAATGCCTCTGATGAATGAGACCCTGAATTACGGGACTTATATCCTGACCTCAAATGGGAAAACCTTTTTTAAGTTAAACAACATCAACCTTCCGGCAGACGTTAAAAAGATCGTAAACGACCCGACAGTTGTCGATATCGAACAAGGTGTAAAAAAGTTTGATGATAATGGAATTTCTGTTATCCGAGCTTTCTCTAAAGTGCCAGGAATGGATCTGATTGCCATTACTGAGATTGAAGAAAGCAAAGCTTTTATGGCCTCAAGTTTATTAATTCAGAAATCTTTTTATTTTGGATTACTAATTTTATCTATCGCAGTGATTGCAGGGATTCTTTTTACGAAGAGAATGACGAGAAATGTGCAGACTCTTTTTGAGGCCACAACACTTCTTTCTAAAGGGGATTTCAATGTCAATCCGGTGGCAGAAGGAAACGATGAAATCGGTGCCCTGACAGACTCATTCGTCGACATGAAAGACAAGATTGTCATGTTCATGGAAGAAATGAAAGAGAAGGCGCGAATTGAAGGGGAGCTTAAAGTCGCTCAACTGGTACAGAATTCTTTTTTCCCAAAACATGCCGTACTCAAATCAACTTTTGGTTTTGATGGAAGATACATGCCAGCTTCAGAATGTAGTGGAGACTGGTGGGGGTATTTCGAGCAAGGATCTAAGGTTAGTATTATTGTCTGCGATGCTACCGGACATGGAGTTCCCGCGGCCTTAATTACAGCGGCCGCTCATAGCTGTATCTCAACTATTAAAATCGATGCAGAAAAAAACTATGTTTCTCCAGGGCGAGTCCTGGAAAAACTCAATAAAGTTGTCTGCTCAATGAATTCAGAAATTTTAATGACCGCTTTTGTTATTGAAATAGATGAAGTTAAAAATCAGATCACTTACTCAAATGCTTCTCATATGTCGCCATTTCTCATCCATAAAACAGATGGCGATTACACTAAAGAAGGAATTGATCCATTAATTGGTAACAACGGTGCCAGAGTGGGAGAGAAGATGGAGACGACTTATCAAGAGTCGGTTCTCGCGATCTCACCAGGTGACAGAATCGTTATGTTCTCTGACGGTCTGACTGAAATGGAAGTTGATGGTAAAGCTTGGGGACAAAGAAACTTTATTAAAAGTATTTTAAAAGGCTGCAAGAGAGAGTCTAGCGGGCTTATTAAATCTATCCTTGAGGACTTCGGAGAGCATAGAAAAAAAGCAGCACTTCAAGATGATATCACTCTTGTGTGTGTAAGTTTTGAATCAGAAAGACTTGTTGTTGATGACCCTAATGCAAAAATTGAAAGCAATGGCCCTTATGTCATCTCGAAGTTAACAAATGAAGAAAATATTGATTTGTTAGAAAAAAATAAAATTAATCATCTTATTGGGCACAATACGATTGATTTAGGCCATGAAGTACGACTGGTTGAAAAACTAGAAAGTAAAAATAAGTTTATTTTAGAAGACTATATAGATCCAAGTTTTAAATCAAAATCGTGGAATCTGATGTCTAATTTAAAAATCAAAGATGTCATTTCTGATATGAGCTCAATCTTCTCAGACGATCTTTCAGAAGCGGTAAAACCAGAAGTCTTGAAGCTAGTCAGCGAAGAGCTTTTATCCAATGCCTTTTACCACTCAGGTGGGGAAGGGAATCCTCTTACAAGAGGGCAGGAGATCCTGCTGACTCCAGATAAAGAAGTTGAATTCTTATGTGCCACTAATTCTGACTTTGTTATTTTATCAGTCAAAGGTCCTACGAGCTTTTCTTCACGTGAAAAAGTCATCTCAAGTATAAAACGGGGTTATAAAGAAAAGGCCCCTTTAGATGGTAAAAACGGAGCAGGACTTGGGCTCTACATGATTTATGAAAATACTAATCAGTTCTGGGTGATTAATGCCGGCCCGAACTGTGGACAAATGATTTGTGTGTTTGAAAAATTTAACCGTTACAAGAAGGCCCGCGAGCGTGTGACGTCTTTCCATTACCTGGCCAAGGAGAATTAA
- a CDS encoding P-loop NTPase, with translation MFNNNDESSLSSDFQKHLTPQGAPKIWAIGGGKGGVGKSLVTANLAICLALMGHKVAAIDLDLGGANLHTCLGVPIPDKTLSDYLSKKVRTLTELLTPTAINNLFIISGAQDDLGIANLKQMHKAKLLNQFSELPVDYVLLDLGAGTTFNTIDFFIAADQGIITTLPEPTSIENSYRFIKTVYHRKLKMAEELLEIGPLIDQAMNAKLSQNSTPADLINRVAEINPTVGAKLRAEIQRLQPKLIINQVRTQSDIDIGFSMKLISKKYFGINLDYVGYLDYDATVWQSVKKRKPLLMEFPNSTLVNNFDRIIHRLLNIN, from the coding sequence GTGTTTAATAACAACGACGAAAGTAGTCTAAGTAGTGATTTTCAAAAGCACTTAACTCCTCAAGGGGCCCCAAAAATTTGGGCCATCGGTGGTGGAAAAGGTGGTGTTGGGAAAAGTTTAGTAACAGCAAATCTTGCAATTTGTTTAGCCTTAATGGGTCATAAAGTTGCGGCAATCGATTTGGACCTCGGGGGAGCGAATCTCCACACTTGTCTTGGTGTGCCAATTCCAGACAAAACTCTGTCTGATTATCTATCAAAAAAAGTAAGAACATTGACTGAACTTCTGACTCCAACGGCGATTAATAATCTTTTTATTATCAGTGGTGCTCAAGATGATTTGGGAATTGCTAACTTAAAACAAATGCACAAAGCGAAACTTCTGAATCAATTCAGCGAGCTTCCAGTAGACTACGTTCTACTTGATCTTGGTGCTGGTACAACTTTCAATACAATCGACTTCTTCATTGCTGCTGATCAGGGAATCATTACGACTCTTCCTGAACCTACTTCAATTGAGAACTCGTACAGATTTATCAAAACTGTTTATCACCGCAAATTAAAAATGGCCGAAGAACTTTTAGAGATCGGGCCTCTGATTGACCAAGCGATGAATGCAAAATTATCTCAGAACTCTACTCCTGCCGATCTCATCAATCGCGTAGCTGAAATCAACCCGACAGTGGGTGCAAAACTTCGCGCAGAAATTCAACGTCTGCAGCCTAAGTTAATTATTAATCAGGTTCGTACTCAGTCTGATATTGATATCGGTTTCTCAATGAAGCTGATTTCAAAGAAGTACTTTGGGATCAATCTCGATTACGTAGGTTACCTGGATTACGATGCGACAGTTTGGCAAAGTGTGAAGAAGAGAAAACCATTATTAATGGAATTCCCGAATTCAACTCTCGTGAACAACTTCGACCGTATCATTCATCGTCTACTGAATATTAACTAA
- a CDS encoding ATP-binding protein: MESFEYLDDLFEPVLVAELDESIAYYNASFLTLFKTTPRLMQKQTSILEYLTPIIPDFEAYFKKILEHGHAVSSELNFFFEDQSYTLIIKGVKKDMDCIMLLFKDVTVEKQLNDKYRAQLEELKSSYSQVLQFDKLKVVGEMTANISHEINNPLTVAVGNAELITFCLEAPDLNTQKDNIEKYNSNVNHSLERINEIITNMKEFLHVSEEKKEYCDANEIIEKSITFANPSLKDTDIKVNVRVNGPAPILLVNKAKVEQVFVNLIQNAIDSLKEANIKDPKIDIELTTEKNGNFIRIDVNDNGTGISLENREKIFTAFFTTKEIGKGTGLGLSISNQIIQSQQGRLQLVDSEIGAHFRITLPAIGIAGLVNGNWEKQINEGDRVKRIMVVDNEINILNLCLNFLSESDFSFLGVTSAAEALREVERTSVHMIITDLKMPDMDGENFVRELRKRNINIPVLFMTSKDSVEKYKDIKTELDLKGIILKPFTRDELVGAIGAIIK, encoded by the coding sequence ATGGAGTCTTTTGAGTATTTAGATGATTTGTTTGAGCCGGTTCTTGTGGCCGAGTTAGATGAGAGTATCGCGTATTACAATGCGAGTTTTTTAACTCTCTTTAAAACCACTCCCAGACTAATGCAAAAGCAAACCAGTATTTTAGAATACCTTACGCCGATCATTCCGGATTTCGAAGCGTATTTTAAAAAGATACTCGAACACGGCCATGCCGTGAGTTCAGAGCTGAACTTCTTTTTTGAAGACCAGTCTTACACTTTAATTATTAAAGGTGTTAAAAAAGACATGGACTGTATTATGTTGCTCTTTAAAGATGTAACAGTTGAAAAACAATTAAATGATAAGTACCGTGCTCAGTTGGAAGAATTGAAGAGTTCATACTCTCAAGTCTTACAATTTGATAAATTGAAAGTTGTAGGAGAGATGACTGCTAATATCTCTCACGAAATCAACAATCCCTTAACAGTTGCTGTAGGGAACGCTGAACTGATTACGTTTTGCCTTGAAGCTCCAGATCTGAACACTCAAAAAGATAATATTGAAAAATATAACAGCAACGTAAATCACTCTTTAGAGCGTATTAATGAAATCATCACCAATATGAAAGAATTCCTTCACGTGAGTGAAGAGAAGAAAGAATATTGTGATGCCAATGAAATTATCGAAAAGTCGATTACCTTTGCTAATCCTTCTCTGAAAGATACAGATATTAAAGTCAATGTGAGAGTCAACGGGCCGGCACCGATTCTTTTAGTTAATAAAGCAAAAGTAGAACAGGTCTTTGTTAACCTTATTCAAAATGCTATCGATTCTTTAAAAGAAGCTAATATTAAAGATCCTAAAATTGATATTGAACTTACGACTGAGAAGAATGGAAACTTCATTCGTATCGACGTCAATGATAACGGAACAGGAATCAGTCTGGAAAATCGTGAAAAGATTTTTACTGCTTTTTTTACTACAAAAGAAATTGGGAAAGGAACTGGACTTGGACTTAGTATTTCCAACCAGATCATCCAGTCTCAACAGGGGAGACTTCAACTTGTTGATTCAGAAATCGGTGCTCACTTCAGAATTACATTACCGGCCATTGGAATTGCAGGTCTGGTGAATGGAAACTGGGAAAAACAAATTAACGAAGGGGATAGAGTCAAAAGAATCATGGTTGTTGATAACGAAATCAATATCCTGAATCTTTGTCTGAATTTCCTTTCTGAAAGTGACTTCTCTTTCCTGGGTGTCACCAGCGCAGCGGAAGCTTTAAGAGAAGTAGAAAGAACATCAGTCCATATGATCATTACAGATTTAAAAATGCCGGATATGGATGGAGAGAATTTCGTTCGCGAACTTCGCAAAAGAAATATTAATATCCCGGTTCTCTTTATGACTTCTAAAGACTCAGTAGAAAAATACAAAGATATTAAAACTGAACTCGATCTAAAAGGAATTATCTTAAAGCCTTTTACTCGAGATGAACTAGTTGGCGCAATTGGTGCAATTATAAAATGA
- a CDS encoding response regulator, producing the protein MIKKRKFAILVIDDDTKITDMIQAYFSVRNADIHCVVAADVQQASLKLSNQEFDVVVIDNIMPRKMGIDYALFLKRSIKYSKMSIILMSGALQQEDVLKAVEGGIKDVLVKPFTLKQFGEKIAPYIARYHQS; encoded by the coding sequence ATGATTAAGAAAAGAAAATTCGCCATTCTTGTGATAGATGACGATACAAAAATTACAGATATGATTCAGGCGTATTTCAGCGTTCGAAATGCTGATATCCACTGTGTCGTGGCCGCTGATGTTCAGCAGGCAAGTTTAAAGCTTAGCAATCAGGAATTCGATGTAGTGGTGATCGATAATATCATGCCGAGAAAGATGGGAATTGATTATGCTCTTTTTTTAAAGCGCTCGATTAAATACTCAAAGATGTCGATTATTCTTATGTCAGGAGCTCTTCAACAAGAAGATGTCTTAAAGGCCGTAGAAGGCGGTATTAAGGACGTTTTAGTTAAGCCCTTCACCCTTAAGCAATTTGGCGAAAAGATCGCTCCTTATATAGCAAGATACCATCAAAGCTAA
- a CDS encoding polyphenol oxidase family protein, protein MISDITFEAPLLRGRFIVFNARPDFDFLKVKQTHSDLVIPEDKCSVEIEGDGIIGDSSVPKVILTADCVPIVLLGKDKHVVIHAGWRGLAQNILANDLVKSINPIYAFIGPHIRPEHYEVQPDFLSNFPNFSEAFTQHHGKIYFNMEYVATRQLVDAYLGIVIEDCGLCTFSNLKFHSYRRDKTTQRNWNIYFPK, encoded by the coding sequence ATGATCTCTGATATTACTTTCGAAGCGCCTCTCTTAAGAGGGCGCTTCATAGTATTTAACGCCCGACCTGACTTTGACTTCCTTAAAGTCAAACAAACCCACTCAGACTTAGTTATTCCCGAAGACAAATGCTCTGTTGAAATCGAAGGTGATGGAATCATCGGAGACAGCTCTGTTCCTAAAGTAATCCTTACGGCCGATTGTGTGCCTATCGTTTTACTTGGAAAAGACAAACACGTTGTCATTCACGCTGGGTGGCGAGGACTTGCTCAGAATATTCTCGCAAATGATTTAGTGAAATCTATCAATCCTATCTACGCCTTTATTGGTCCTCATATCAGACCTGAACATTACGAAGTTCAGCCCGACTTTTTATCTAATTTCCCTAATTTTTCAGAAGCGTTTACTCAACATCATGGTAAAATTTATTTCAACATGGAATATGTGGCGACACGCCAATTAGTTGATGCCTACCTTGGTATTGTTATTGAAGACTGTGGACTATGCACTTTTTCAAATCTAAAATTCCATAGCTACCGCAGAGATAAAACTACTCAGAGAAATTGGAATATCTATTTCCCAAAATAA
- a CDS encoding vitamin K epoxide reductase/DsbA family protein has translation MTKKSVYLESSMNTTIAIFVLSALMIGFSIYLTGHYFELKFPTGLESGSLCNLNSFFNCDKTTLSAASNIAGVPISIFGILIGALTMIGMFVKNENYEKTIYYILIINLVGCVLLFFYSLFGLGGLCPFCTLYYITSALTLWLFYKKSPSYSPNPAILVIFAVIFLAVGFLVKMNVNKKIENMTAVSNDLINQYYGLPNLGAPKVVSEFKIATAENAPIKMQIFSDFECPACRALSEMMPQILLRYGGKIDIQYFFYPLDSACNPSMERGMHQSACKAAYYAVCKPVADFGVVHDEIFHNQDRIADFIAEKIKSDKLEACVADPKTKEKVQSIIAAATPFNIRSTPSFLLNGVKIEGVLPSDQLFAIMDEILKRSQK, from the coding sequence ATGACGAAGAAGTCTGTCTACCTTGAGAGTTCGATGAACACGACCATCGCAATTTTCGTTCTAAGTGCCCTTATGATCGGGTTTTCTATTTACCTAACTGGCCATTACTTTGAATTAAAATTTCCAACTGGATTAGAGTCAGGATCGTTATGTAACCTGAACAGTTTTTTCAACTGTGATAAAACTACTCTATCAGCCGCTTCAAATATTGCTGGTGTTCCGATTTCAATTTTTGGAATTTTGATTGGTGCTTTAACAATGATCGGAATGTTCGTTAAAAACGAAAACTACGAAAAGACTATTTACTACATTCTTATTATAAATCTGGTGGGATGTGTTCTGCTTTTCTTTTACTCATTATTCGGTCTGGGTGGATTATGTCCATTCTGTACTCTTTACTACATCACTTCTGCTTTAACGCTTTGGTTGTTTTACAAAAAAAGCCCTTCGTATTCACCGAATCCAGCTATTCTGGTGATTTTCGCTGTGATCTTTTTAGCTGTAGGCTTTCTTGTTAAAATGAACGTAAACAAAAAAATTGAAAACATGACTGCTGTATCAAATGATTTAATTAATCAGTACTACGGTCTTCCAAATCTTGGTGCTCCTAAAGTTGTATCTGAATTCAAAATCGCGACAGCTGAAAATGCTCCGATTAAAATGCAAATCTTCTCTGACTTTGAGTGCCCTGCTTGTCGTGCACTATCTGAGATGATGCCACAAATCCTACTTCGCTACGGTGGAAAAATTGATATTCAATATTTCTTCTACCCACTTGATAGCGCATGTAATCCATCAATGGAACGTGGAATGCACCAGTCTGCTTGTAAGGCCGCATACTACGCTGTTTGTAAGCCAGTTGCTGACTTTGGTGTTGTTCATGATGAGATCTTCCATAACCAGGATCGTATCGCTGACTTTATCGCTGAAAAAATTAAGTCTGATAAATTAGAAGCGTGTGTTGCTGATCCAAAGACAAAAGAAAAAGTTCAGTCGATCATCGCTGCCGCGACTCCGTTTAACATTAGATCAACTCCATCGTTCTTATTGAATGGTGTGAAGATTGAAGGTGTTCTTCCATCTGATCAATTGTTTGCGATCATGGATGAGATTTTAAAACGTTCTCAAAAATAG
- a CDS encoding LON peptidase substrate-binding domain-containing protein yields MKQSYPTLYLFNNVFFPQTVIPLTVSDGISKEVLVECHEQNQALLFYHPSTRAKRVGTIGRILLLEHNDDKSMTVLVQGIARAQLLTQEQHIPFPVFEVEDYFDNDEVGAILDDSVERLHEILSSWLQRHITSTNERSRFLKEMNSPHRLVNNLCLLVIKDVELKEIFLSSVSLPDRIRLMDAVLRGKSPEIEDTEMTEAIKNFERLDALSDIKDAV; encoded by the coding sequence ATGAAACAGTCATATCCGACCCTCTATTTGTTTAATAACGTCTTCTTTCCGCAGACGGTTATTCCACTTACGGTGAGTGATGGGATTTCAAAAGAAGTCCTTGTAGAGTGCCATGAACAGAATCAGGCCTTACTCTTTTACCACCCTAGTACGCGTGCCAAACGAGTAGGTACTATCGGACGAATTTTGCTGCTTGAACACAATGACGATAAAAGCATGACAGTTCTTGTACAGGGAATTGCCAGGGCCCAGCTCTTGACTCAAGAGCAGCACATTCCTTTTCCTGTGTTTGAAGTTGAAGACTATTTTGACAATGATGAAGTCGGTGCCATTCTCGATGACTCAGTCGAGAGACTGCATGAGATTTTATCAAGCTGGTTGCAACGTCATATTACTTCAACCAATGAACGCTCGCGCTTTTTGAAAGAGATGAACTCTCCACACAGGCTGGTGAATAACTTGTGCTTGCTGGTGATCAAAGATGTGGAACTCAAAGAAATTTTCTTATCGAGTGTTTCATTGCCTGATCGAATAAGACTTATGGATGCCGTTCTTCGAGGGAAATCTCCCGAGATTGAAGATACTGAAATGACCGAGGCGATCAAAAATTTTGAACGCCTCGATGCTCTTTCAGATATAAAAGATGCTGTTTGA
- a CDS encoding diacylglycerol/polyprenol kinase family protein: MGQAFMSQFRISSPLRMRSDLHLTRKVWHISTGLIGLVVYKKSGFTPEFTATALLTLAIAAFLFELLRLKNEKVNQLAMVLMKPVMRESERNSVSGLPFYALGVSLALFFFPERIAILAILFLIFADPIASFIGILYGRDKILPNKSLQGTIAAFSVCYIATLVYGMIYVGPSMNLLLFAVAAGIIGCVSEMCSQFVDDNLCIPVVSGLGLFLVNFIFQIF; this comes from the coding sequence ATGGGTCAAGCGTTTATGTCACAATTTAGAATTAGTTCTCCGTTACGAATGAGATCAGACCTGCACTTAACACGCAAGGTTTGGCATATCTCTACAGGCCTTATTGGTCTGGTGGTTTATAAGAAGAGTGGATTCACACCAGAATTCACCGCAACTGCATTGCTTACTCTTGCGATCGCGGCTTTCTTATTTGAGCTTCTTCGTTTGAAAAATGAAAAGGTCAACCAGTTGGCCATGGTTCTCATGAAACCGGTGATGAGAGAGTCAGAGCGTAACTCAGTAAGTGGATTACCATTTTATGCGTTAGGCGTGTCATTAGCACTTTTCTTCTTTCCAGAGCGAATCGCAATCCTGGCAATCCTGTTTTTAATCTTTGCTGATCCAATCGCATCTTTCATCGGGATTCTTTACGGAAGAGATAAAATTCTTCCTAATAAGTCACTTCAAGGAACGATTGCAGCTTTCTCAGTTTGTTATATCGCAACACTGGTTTACGGAATGATCTACGTTGGCCCTTCGATGAACCTTCTATTGTTCGCAGTAGCTGCTGGAATCATCGGATGTGTTTCTGAAATGTGTTCGCAATTCGTCGACGATAACCTTTGCATCCCAGTTGTATCTGGACTTGGGCTATTTCTAGTTAATTTCATTTTTCAAATTTTTTAA